One genomic region from Chlamydia poikilotherma encodes:
- a CDS encoding metal ABC transporter ATP-binding protein yields MNRQNEIAWSVHDLCVNYDHSDVLCHVSFSLRRGSLTAVLGPNGAGKSTLLKTSLGLIRPSAGHTLFFGNKFKKVHQRVAYMPQRASVDWDFPMTVLDLVLMGCYGYKGMWGRITADDRKEAYNILERVGLSTLANRQIGKLSGGQQQRAFLARALMQKADLYLMDELFSAIDMASYQTVVDVLRDLQEQGRTIVVVHHDLSHVRQLFDHIILLNKHLICSGPVDECLTNKNIFQAYGCELELLDRTLKLSRGKQQGAY; encoded by the coding sequence TTGAATAGACAAAATGAAATTGCTTGGTCAGTACATGATCTATGTGTGAACTACGATCATTCAGATGTTTTATGCCATGTTTCCTTTTCTTTAAGAAGAGGATCCTTGACCGCAGTTTTAGGCCCTAATGGTGCGGGAAAGAGTACACTTTTAAAAACTTCACTCGGATTAATACGACCTTCTGCGGGCCATACTTTGTTTTTTGGAAATAAGTTTAAAAAAGTGCATCAACGTGTTGCCTATATGCCACAGAGGGCTAGTGTGGATTGGGATTTTCCTATGACAGTTCTTGATCTTGTTCTCATGGGTTGTTATGGATACAAGGGCATGTGGGGAAGAATAACGGCTGATGATCGCAAGGAAGCTTACAATATTTTAGAGCGTGTAGGTTTATCTACTTTAGCTAATAGGCAAATAGGAAAACTATCGGGCGGACAGCAGCAAAGAGCATTTCTTGCTCGAGCTCTTATGCAAAAAGCAGATCTATATCTTATGGATGAATTATTTTCTGCTATAGATATGGCTTCGTATCAGACTGTCGTAGATGTGTTGCGTGATTTGCAAGAACAAGGACGAACTATCGTTGTTGTGCATCATGACCTTAGTCATGTACGCCAATTATTTGATCACATTATCTTATTGAATAAGCATCTTATTTGTTCTGGACCTGTCGATGAATGTTTAACTAATAAAAACATTTTTCAAGCTTATGGGTGTGAACTAGAGCTTTTAGACCGTACTCTTAAACTATCTAGGGGAAAGCAACAGGGAGCGTATTAA
- a CDS encoding metal ABC transporter permease has protein sequence MLDCVFIDSIFLSSFIAVTLICMTTALWGTLLLVGRQPLLSESLSHASYPGLLLGALLSYKVSFFTDSIILVIVFGCLAAISGYGIIVFLERVLRVHKDASLCFVLVVFFGIGVILASYVKDCCPLLYNRINAYLYGQAATLGYVEAKLAAFVFLISLVTLWWWYRQIVVTIFDKDYASTCGLSTHVSGSIVLIFISLVIVSGVRSVGIVLISSMFVAPSLAARQLSDRLNVIFLLSCLLGGICGALGSYVSVAFSCNVSGHTGVITLPTGPLVVVISGCLTFLCLLFSPKSGWVIRYIRRKRFSFSKNQEHLLKVFWYLLEDQLPEVGARDFVCSHKYQEYFGPRPFPRFRIWLLECQGFLKHRDYRWGLSEKGKIRAKKLVRAHRLWECYLVRSLEFKEEDVHGFAEEMEHVLTDELDYAITEMLDNPHYDPHDKLIPEKPKKKEEL, from the coding sequence ATGCTCGATTGTGTTTTTATTGATTCTATTTTTTTGTCGAGCTTTATAGCTGTCACTTTAATTTGCATGACAACTGCTTTATGGGGAACTTTGCTGCTTGTGGGTAGACAACCTCTTTTGAGCGAAAGTCTTTCTCATGCTTCTTATCCGGGACTGCTTTTGGGGGCTTTATTAAGTTATAAAGTATCTTTTTTTACAGATTCTATTATTTTAGTGATTGTTTTTGGTTGTTTGGCTGCCATTTCTGGTTATGGAATTATAGTATTTTTAGAAAGAGTATTAAGAGTTCATAAAGATGCTTCTCTATGTTTTGTTCTCGTTGTTTTTTTTGGTATAGGGGTTATTTTAGCCAGCTATGTCAAAGATTGTTGTCCCTTATTATATAATCGTATCAATGCCTATTTATACGGACAGGCGGCTACTTTAGGTTATGTGGAAGCTAAACTTGCAGCCTTTGTTTTTCTTATTTCCTTAGTGACTTTGTGGTGGTGGTATCGTCAAATTGTTGTGACTATCTTTGATAAAGATTATGCTTCAACTTGTGGATTGAGCACTCATGTCTCTGGAAGCATTGTTCTTATATTTATTTCCCTAGTGATTGTAAGTGGTGTACGTTCCGTAGGTATTGTATTGATATCTTCAATGTTCGTTGCGCCTTCCTTGGCAGCCCGTCAATTATCTGATAGGTTAAATGTCATTTTCCTTCTTTCCTGTTTGCTTGGAGGAATCTGTGGTGCTCTTGGTAGCTATGTTTCAGTGGCTTTTAGTTGTAATGTTTCTGGACATACAGGTGTAATTACTTTGCCTACAGGTCCACTTGTAGTTGTTATATCCGGTTGTTTAACTTTTCTTTGCTTGCTGTTCTCTCCAAAATCAGGATGGGTAATACGCTACATACGTAGGAAACGTTTTTCATTTTCTAAGAATCAAGAACATTTGCTGAAAGTATTCTGGTACTTGCTAGAAGATCAATTACCTGAAGTCGGGGCACGTGATTTTGTTTGTTCTCATAAATATCAGGAATATTTTGGACCTAGGCCTTTCCCAAGATTTAGAATTTGGCTTCTTGAATGTCAGGGTTTTTTAAAACATAGAGATTATCGCTGGGGTCTTAGCGAGAAAGGAAAGATCAGAGCAAAAAAGTTGGTTCGAGCTCATAGATTATGGGAATGCTATCTCGTACGTTCTCTAGAATTCAAGGAAGAAGATGTTCATGGTTTCGCAGAAGAAATGGAGCATGTTTTAACAGATGAATTAGATTATGCGATTACAGAAATGTTAGATAATCCTCATTACGATCCACATGATAAATTAATTCCAGAGAAACCAAAAAAGAAGGAGGAACTATGA
- a CDS encoding metal ABC transporter permease, with protein sequence MIGAFSPYHGVSFIQFFIVFFSRFFSGELFLGHLFIDDIQVVVFLAIALSGAFVGSFLVLKKMAMYANAVSHTVLFGLVSICLFTHQLTSLSLGNLTLASVSTALLTGFLIHFIRNIFRVSEEASTALVFSLLFSMSLILLVFLTRNAHIGTELILGNADSLTYGDIFPVYTILLVNLFVSVIGFRSFVCVSFDSVFSFSLGIPVKIIDYLIILQLSASLVGAFRAVGVLMALAFLLIPGLIAKVFVVSVRGMLFWSLIFGAITALIAPACSRAILTSYDVGLSTSGISVFVLMAFYVVVSLFHYGKKLAYKKFYSKNSLNTELTTL encoded by the coding sequence ATGATAGGAGCCTTTTCCCCATATCATGGGGTGTCCTTTATTCAATTTTTCATTGTATTTTTCTCAAGATTTTTTTCTGGAGAATTGTTTCTAGGACACTTGTTTATCGATGATATTCAGGTTGTCGTATTCTTGGCTATTGCTCTTTCCGGAGCATTTGTAGGCAGTTTTTTAGTTTTAAAAAAGATGGCAATGTATGCTAATGCTGTTTCTCATACAGTATTATTTGGCTTGGTAAGTATTTGTTTGTTCACTCATCAATTAACATCATTATCTTTGGGAAATCTTACTCTAGCCTCTGTTTCAACCGCTCTACTTACAGGTTTTCTTATTCATTTTATAAGAAATATTTTTCGGGTTTCTGAAGAGGCAAGCACGGCTCTAGTATTCTCTTTATTATTTTCAATGAGCTTAATTCTTCTAGTATTTCTAACACGTAATGCACACATAGGAACTGAACTAATCCTAGGTAACGCAGATTCATTAACTTATGGCGATATTTTTCCTGTGTATACTATTCTTTTAGTTAATCTATTTGTTTCCGTGATTGGATTTCGTAGTTTTGTTTGTGTTTCTTTTGATTCAGTATTCTCTTTTTCTTTAGGGATTCCTGTAAAAATCATTGATTACTTAATCATTTTACAATTGTCAGCAAGCCTAGTAGGAGCATTTAGAGCCGTAGGGGTTTTAATGGCTTTAGCTTTCTTATTAATCCCTGGACTTATTGCTAAAGTTTTTGTTGTTTCTGTACGGGGCATGCTTTTTTGGTCTTTAATTTTCGGTGCTATTACAGCATTAATAGCTCCTGCATGTTCTAGAGCAATTTTAACATCATATGATGTGGGATTATCAACTTCAGGCATTTCAGTTTTTGTATTAATGGCTTTTTATGTTGTTGTTTCTTTATTTCATTATGGAAAGAAGTTAGCTTATAAAAAATTTTATTCAAAAAATAGCCTGAATACAGAATTGACAACTCTCTAA
- the dxr gene encoding 1-deoxy-D-xylulose-5-phosphate reductoisomerase, with protein sequence MKHLAIFGSTGSVGQQTLKIIRSFPHLFNVVALASYGNNKDLFFEQIREFSPSIVSVYDEQIYFKIRKEFPDIKVFLREEGLLAAATAAEIDTIVAASSGVVALPAIIEAMKLGKTLALANKEVLVSAGEIIKGLAKQYQTTILPIDSEHNALYQCLEGRNTSEVKKLLLTASGGPLLYKSREELNRVTIEDVLKHPIWNMGAKITVDSSTLVNKGLEIIEAHWLFGLENAEIDAVIHPQSLIHGMVEFQDGTVFSVMNPPSMLFPIQHVLTNPKRCPAPHKGIDFSIKQTLEFFPIDEERFPSIGLAKWVLKEKGSSGPFFNAANEVLVQRFLTEEIAWCDILNKLTRLMENYRVSSCTSLDDVFAVDKEARALAQEI encoded by the coding sequence TTGAAACATTTAGCTATTTTCGGATCCACTGGAAGTGTGGGGCAGCAGACCTTAAAAATTATTCGGTCTTTTCCTCATTTATTCAATGTGGTTGCTCTTGCTTCATACGGTAATAATAAGGATTTATTTTTCGAACAAATTCGAGAGTTCTCTCCTTCTATAGTTTCTGTATATGACGAACAAATTTATTTTAAAATTCGTAAAGAATTTCCTGATATCAAAGTATTTCTTCGTGAAGAAGGATTATTAGCAGCTGCTACAGCTGCAGAAATTGATACTATTGTTGCTGCATCTTCAGGTGTTGTAGCTTTACCGGCAATTATAGAAGCAATGAAACTAGGGAAAACCCTGGCATTGGCAAATAAAGAAGTTTTAGTTTCTGCTGGTGAGATTATCAAAGGGCTTGCTAAGCAATATCAAACAACGATTTTGCCTATAGATAGTGAGCATAACGCCCTATATCAATGTTTAGAGGGGAGGAATACTTCGGAAGTGAAAAAGTTATTGCTAACTGCTTCCGGAGGTCCTTTATTATACAAGTCTAGAGAAGAATTAAATCGTGTAACTATTGAAGATGTTTTGAAGCACCCTATATGGAATATGGGGGCTAAAATTACTGTAGATTCTTCGACATTGGTAAATAAAGGCTTGGAAATAATAGAAGCCCATTGGTTATTTGGATTGGAAAATGCGGAGATAGATGCTGTAATTCATCCTCAAAGTTTAATTCACGGTATGGTAGAATTTCAAGACGGGACGGTGTTTTCTGTAATGAATCCTCCTAGTATGCTCTTTCCTATACAACATGTATTAACCAATCCAAAACGTTGTCCAGCACCTCACAAAGGGATAGATTTTTCTATAAAACAAACATTAGAGTTTTTTCCTATAGATGAGGAGCGTTTCCCAAGTATTGGTTTGGCTAAATGGGTATTAAAAGAGAAAGGATCTTCGGGACCATTTTTTAATGCTGCTAACGAGGTCTTGGTTCAAAGATTTTTAACAGAAGAAATTGCTTGGTGCGATATTCTAAATAAGTTAACAAGGCTTATGGAAAATTATAGAGTTTCTTCGTGTACTTCATTAGATGATGTTTTTGCTGTTGATAAAGAAGCTCGAGCCCTTGCTCAAGAGATATAA
- a CDS encoding M50 family metallopeptidase, whose amino-acid sequence MTIIYFILAALALGVLVLIHELGHLLAAKSVGMAVESFSIGFGPALYKKKIGNIEYRVGIFPFGGYVRIKGMDKREKGIDADPDSVYDIPQGFFSKSPWKRIIVLAAGPIANILLAFVAFGALYISGGRNKAYSEYSRIVGWVNPILKEKGLNLGDEILTCNGKPYYSDKDALTSALLDRHLSFRGVHPAYLSKTSTEFSLDTEFNVNKDGIPLAGASYLLYRHQEPISKESPMYSANILPGDRLVWMDGQILFSPMQVSQILNEAYAFVKVSRYDKELSLRIPRMLASTLYLSPYVRNELIDNQYEAGIKGKWSSLYTLPYMINSYGYVEGELQPIDPESPFPPMEDKLELGDRILAIDGTPVSGSTDILRLVQNHKVSIIIQKMSSEQLQDVDSSIADERFIRSYDPKNLLAIVNSIGSAQEVRESGQYRLLSPIQPKPWISIYSDDLLNKRREMAKKFKNQDQQRYYLDRIEIEKQKLSLGIPLKDMTIKYNPTPDALIINISKDSLRTMKALVVGRLNPQWLSGPVGIVHMLHKGWSLGVSEALFWIGLVSINLAVLNLLPIPVLDGGYILLCLWEMISRRRLNMKLIEKMLIPFSLLLIAFFIFLTFQDLFRFFAVS is encoded by the coding sequence ATGACAATAATATATTTTATTCTTGCAGCCCTTGCTTTGGGGGTTTTGGTATTGATCCATGAATTGGGTCATTTACTAGCAGCCAAGTCTGTAGGTATGGCTGTTGAGAGTTTTAGTATTGGTTTTGGTCCGGCTTTATATAAAAAGAAAATTGGAAATATAGAATATCGTGTAGGTATTTTCCCTTTTGGTGGTTATGTTCGTATCAAGGGCATGGATAAAAGAGAAAAGGGTATAGATGCCGATCCTGATTCTGTTTACGATATACCTCAAGGTTTTTTCAGCAAATCTCCATGGAAAAGAATCATTGTTCTTGCCGCAGGTCCTATAGCTAATATTTTATTGGCTTTTGTTGCCTTTGGAGCATTGTATATTTCGGGGGGTAGAAATAAGGCTTATTCTGAGTATTCTCGTATTGTTGGTTGGGTAAATCCTATTTTAAAAGAAAAAGGTCTAAATCTTGGTGATGAGATTCTTACATGTAATGGCAAACCCTATTACTCGGATAAAGACGCCCTTACCTCAGCTTTATTAGATAGACATCTATCTTTCAGGGGAGTCCATCCCGCGTATCTTTCAAAAACTTCTACCGAATTTTCCTTGGATACAGAATTCAATGTTAATAAAGATGGTATCCCTCTTGCTGGAGCTAGCTATCTTTTATACCGTCATCAGGAGCCTATTTCAAAAGAATCTCCAATGTATTCAGCGAACATATTACCGGGTGATCGATTAGTATGGATGGATGGACAAATCTTATTTTCTCCTATGCAAGTTTCTCAGATACTTAATGAAGCTTATGCATTCGTTAAAGTTTCTCGTTATGACAAGGAATTATCATTACGTATTCCTAGGATGTTAGCGAGCACATTATATCTATCTCCTTATGTAAGGAATGAACTTATCGATAATCAGTATGAAGCCGGCATTAAAGGTAAATGGTCTTCTTTATATACTTTACCCTATATGATCAATAGTTACGGTTATGTAGAAGGAGAATTACAGCCTATAGATCCAGAATCGCCATTTCCTCCCATGGAAGATAAATTAGAATTAGGGGATCGTATTTTAGCTATAGATGGTACTCCTGTTAGTGGAAGTACCGACATTTTACGTTTAGTTCAAAACCATAAGGTCTCAATAATTATTCAAAAAATGAGTTCTGAGCAACTGCAGGATGTAGATTCTTCAATTGCTGACGAAAGGTTTATCCGTTCTTATGATCCTAAAAACTTATTAGCAATTGTTAATTCGATAGGAAGTGCTCAAGAAGTACGTGAGTCAGGTCAATATCGTTTGTTATCTCCGATTCAACCTAAACCATGGATAAGCATTTATTCTGATGATCTTTTAAATAAACGCCGTGAAATGGCAAAAAAATTTAAGAATCAGGATCAACAGCGTTACTATCTAGATAGAATAGAAATAGAAAAACAAAAATTATCTCTTGGAATTCCTTTGAAGGATATGACAATAAAGTATAATCCTACTCCGGATGCTTTAATCATTAATATTTCTAAAGATAGTCTACGTACTATGAAAGCTTTAGTTGTAGGGCGACTGAATCCTCAGTGGTTATCAGGACCAGTGGGGATTGTTCATATGTTACATAAAGGATGGTCCTTAGGAGTTTCCGAAGCTCTATTTTGGATTGGGTTAGTAAGCATCAATTTAGCGGTTTTAAATCTTCTTCCGATTCCTGTATTGGACGGAGGCTATATTTTACTTTGCCTCTGGGAGATGATTTCAAGACGTCGTTTGAATATGAAGCTTATTGAAAAAATGTTAATCCCATTTTCTCTATTATTGATAGCTTTCTTTATTTTCCTAACGTTTCAGGATTTATTTCGTTTTTTTGCTGTGAGTTAG
- a CDS encoding esterase/lipase family protein: MNKLLLILLFLISGISLLADTSIIQTLPSGIGGIRETSQQKESVICVHAFLRSYRSLKPIGNVLEKENYDVFIWNYETRKFTLERHADHLVKLIKKIAELKPGVPINFVTHSIGGVIVRVALAKPDCPQEAKYGKAILMAPPNAGSTLARRYRSLAIVQFIFGGKLGRQLLTYCPKKMLDVGKLPSTVEVLILSGNKRSRFLPFRLEYENDGKVCTIETSLDTPHKGYVINTNHTYIITNRKSIFLMREFLKHGSKTAAIEQVPEEIEQKVKENKQKSSRLNTSKNKDIYVIHCFGSHPYNLYGFPKTWKPNSQQKNEINPETLGK; encoded by the coding sequence ATGAATAAATTATTATTAATTTTACTATTCTTAATATCTGGAATATCCCTTTTGGCGGATACTTCTATAATTCAAACACTTCCTTCAGGAATTGGTGGGATTAGAGAAACATCTCAGCAAAAAGAGTCGGTAATCTGCGTTCATGCGTTTTTAAGATCTTACAGGTCGTTAAAACCTATTGGTAATGTCTTAGAAAAAGAAAATTACGACGTATTTATCTGGAACTATGAAACTCGCAAATTCACATTAGAAAGACATGCAGATCATCTTGTTAAATTAATTAAAAAGATAGCAGAGTTAAAACCTGGTGTTCCCATCAACTTTGTAACACATTCTATAGGAGGTGTTATCGTTCGAGTGGCCTTAGCCAAACCTGACTGCCCTCAAGAAGCAAAGTATGGTAAAGCCATATTGATGGCTCCTCCAAATGCAGGATCTACATTAGCTAGACGTTATAGATCTTTAGCCATTGTACAATTTATTTTTGGGGGAAAATTAGGTAGACAGTTACTTACCTATTGCCCAAAAAAAATGCTTGATGTCGGTAAGCTCCCTTCTACAGTAGAAGTTCTTATACTTAGTGGAAATAAACGCAGCAGATTTCTTCCCTTCCGTTTAGAATATGAAAATGATGGGAAAGTGTGTACGATAGAAACTTCCTTAGATACTCCACACAAAGGATATGTGATTAACACAAACCACACCTATATCATCACAAACAGGAAATCTATTTTCCTCATGAGGGAGTTTCTAAAACACGGCAGCAAAACTGCTGCCATAGAACAAGTTCCCGAGGAAATAGAGCAAAAGGTAAAGGAAAATAAACAGAAGAGCTCTAGACTAAATACGAGCAAAAACAAGGATATTTACGTTATCCATTGTTTCGGCTCTCACCCTTACAATCTTTATGGTTTTCCCAAAACCTGGAAACCTAACTCACAGCAAAAAAACGAAATAAATCCTGAAACGTTAGGAAAATAA
- the recF gene encoding DNA replication/repair protein RecF (All proteins in this family for which functions are known are DNA-binding proteins that assist the filamentation of RecA onto DNA for the initiation of recombination or recombinational repair.) yields MKIISLRLKNFRNYKETEIAFSPDMNYIFGENAQGKTNLLEALYVLSLGRSFRTAHLTEAIFFGSPYFFLEMTFEKDGFPHTLSTYVDKQGKKILCDHSPIKTLSQLIGIIPIVLFSSKDRSLISGAPADRRLFLNLLLSQCDPQYKHSLSYYHRALLQRNTLLKTKQTSTLTVWNEQLATLGAYLTLSRYSCCQQLNKLVQELWSNSLSEQLRIKFKSSLIKHDGISQEIIAEELRKQLTTTLQRDLDLGTTSVGPHREDFTLMINNLPVAQFSSEGQKHSLLAILRLAECLYIKNIYNTCPLFCMDDIHAGLDNHRISQLLDLAPTLGQTLMTSTNTPHQTLSETSKIFSVNQAQISIYPHSIIK; encoded by the coding sequence ATGAAGATTATTTCCCTGCGTCTTAAAAATTTCAGGAATTATAAAGAAACCGAGATTGCTTTCTCTCCAGATATGAATTACATTTTTGGAGAAAATGCCCAGGGTAAAACGAATCTTCTTGAAGCCCTCTATGTTTTGTCTTTAGGCAGGTCTTTCCGTACTGCACATCTTACAGAGGCTATTTTCTTTGGCTCTCCTTATTTTTTTCTAGAGATGACCTTTGAAAAAGACGGATTTCCTCATACACTATCTACCTATGTAGATAAGCAAGGGAAAAAAATTCTTTGTGACCACTCTCCTATAAAAACCCTATCACAATTGATAGGCATAATACCTATTGTTCTATTTTCCTCTAAAGATCGCTCTTTGATTTCCGGAGCTCCTGCAGACCGTAGACTATTTCTTAATCTACTTTTATCTCAATGCGATCCTCAATATAAACATTCGTTATCTTATTATCATCGCGCCTTATTACAAAGAAATACTCTACTCAAAACTAAACAAACTTCCACATTAACAGTTTGGAATGAGCAACTTGCCACTCTAGGTGCATATCTAACCTTAAGCCGATACTCTTGCTGCCAACAACTAAATAAACTAGTTCAAGAATTATGGAGTAATTCCTTATCAGAACAACTGCGTATTAAATTCAAAAGCTCACTAATTAAACATGATGGGATTTCTCAGGAGATTATTGCTGAGGAACTTCGAAAACAGCTAACAACAACACTACAGCGTGATTTAGATTTAGGAACCACATCCGTAGGCCCTCACCGAGAGGACTTTACTCTAATGATTAACAATCTCCCCGTTGCACAATTCTCTAGCGAAGGGCAAAAACACAGTTTACTCGCCATTCTTAGACTCGCAGAATGTCTTTATATAAAAAACATTTATAATACATGTCCCTTATTCTGTATGGACGATATTCATGCAGGGTTAGACAATCACAGAATCTCACAATTACTCGACCTTGCTCCTACTCTAGGACAAACCCTAATGACCTCTACAAATACCCCTCATCAAACATTATCTGAAACTAGTAAGATCTTTTCAGTTAATCAAGCTCAAATATCAATTTATCCTCATTCGATTATTAAATAG
- the dnaN gene encoding DNA polymerase III subunit beta — protein sequence MKFVVSRNELGNLIKKIQSVVPQNTPIPVLTHVLIETCNDELVFTATDLTVSTRCVAQAKVYESGAISIPSKRFFQLVKELTEANLEISATTGEMAKITSGSSCFRLLSMGKEDFPMLPDIQNSVRFTLPAEQLREMLQRTSFAVSREESRYVLTGVLLTIANGSVTVVGTDGKRLAKTDAEISLDKSFSGDYIIPIKAVEEIIKLCSEDSEATIFLDQAKIAVECGNTLLITKLLSGEFPDFSPVISTESSVQLDLHREELITLLKQVALFTNESSHSVKFTFTPGELTLTANCTKVGEGKVSMAVNYSGELLEIAFNPFFFLDILKHSKDELVRLGISDSYNPGIITDSTRSLFVIMPMRLHDD from the coding sequence ATGAAGTTCGTCGTATCCCGAAATGAGTTAGGAAATCTTATAAAAAAAATCCAAAGCGTTGTTCCTCAAAATACTCCTATCCCTGTGCTCACCCATGTACTTATCGAAACATGTAACGACGAGCTTGTCTTTACCGCTACAGATCTTACGGTAAGCACCCGATGCGTAGCTCAGGCAAAAGTCTATGAATCTGGCGCTATTTCCATTCCCTCTAAAAGATTTTTTCAACTAGTAAAGGAACTAACAGAGGCTAATCTTGAAATTTCTGCAACTACTGGAGAAATGGCAAAAATCACCTCAGGATCTTCTTGCTTCCGTCTACTCAGCATGGGCAAAGAAGACTTCCCTATGCTTCCCGATATCCAAAATTCTGTACGATTTACTCTCCCTGCAGAACAACTCAGAGAAATGTTACAACGCACATCTTTCGCCGTTTCTCGAGAAGAAAGTCGTTATGTTCTTACAGGAGTTTTATTAACCATTGCTAATGGTAGTGTTACTGTAGTAGGTACGGATGGGAAACGATTAGCAAAGACCGATGCCGAGATCTCTTTAGATAAAAGCTTTTCTGGTGATTATATCATTCCTATTAAAGCTGTTGAAGAAATCATTAAACTCTGTTCCGAAGATTCTGAAGCTACTATCTTCTTAGATCAAGCAAAAATTGCTGTAGAGTGTGGTAACACACTATTAATTACTAAACTACTTTCTGGTGAATTCCCTGATTTTTCTCCAGTAATCTCTACAGAAAGCAGTGTACAATTAGACCTTCACAGAGAAGAGTTAATTACCTTATTAAAACAAGTAGCATTATTTACCAATGAATCTTCGCATTCCGTAAAGTTCACCTTTACTCCCGGCGAACTCACTTTAACAGCAAACTGTACAAAGGTTGGTGAGGGCAAGGTTAGTATGGCAGTAAACTATTCTGGAGAGCTATTAGAAATTGCCTTCAATCCTTTCTTCTTCCTCGATATCTTAAAACATAGTAAAGATGAGTTAGTACGCTTAGGCATTTCAGATTCTTATAATCCGGGAATTATTACTGATTCTACCCGTAGCCTATTCGTTATTATGCCGATGAGATTGCATGATGATTAA
- the smpB gene encoding SsrA-binding protein SmpB has protein sequence MASKEIVSNRKALRNYEVLDTLEAGVVLTGTEIKSLRDHGGNLGDAYVAISKGEAWLLNASIAPYRFGNIYNHEERRKRKLLLHRYEIRKLEGKVAQKGVTIIPLGMFLSRGYVKIRLGCCRGKKAHDKRQAIMAREKQREVESAMKRYR, from the coding sequence ATGGCCAGTAAGGAAATTGTTTCTAACCGCAAAGCCTTACGTAATTATGAGGTTTTGGATACTTTAGAAGCTGGAGTTGTGCTTACCGGAACTGAGATAAAGTCCTTACGTGATCATGGTGGAAACCTTGGTGATGCCTATGTGGCTATTTCCAAGGGTGAGGCGTGGTTATTAAATGCCAGCATTGCTCCCTACCGTTTTGGTAATATCTATAATCATGAGGAACGAAGAAAACGCAAGCTTCTTCTTCATAGATATGAGATTCGAAAATTAGAGGGTAAAGTAGCTCAGAAGGGAGTAACGATTATTCCTCTAGGAATGTTTCTTTCTCGAGGGTATGTAAAAATTCGTCTTGGCTGCTGTCGTGGTAAGAAAGCTCACGATAAGCGACAAGCGATTATGGCTAGAGAGAAACAACGAGAAGTAGAATCTGCTATGAAGCGTTATCGTTGA